The proteins below come from a single Triticum aestivum cultivar Chinese Spring chromosome 5D, IWGSC CS RefSeq v2.1, whole genome shotgun sequence genomic window:
- the LOC123119675 gene encoding L-type lectin-domain containing receptor kinase S.4-like, whose translation MSLIPALFLLLLLATLAASQEFTYTGFGAARNGGAPNLTLNGVTELQPDGIMRLTNDTSRLKGHAFYPSPLRLLGPPGSGAKNNATAAAVSFSTAFAFAVVPEYPRLGGHGFAFVAAPDPRLPGALPSQYLGLVSADDDGNATNHVFAVEFDTVQDFEFADINDNHVGVDLNSLTSNASASAAPINLKSGDTVLAWVDYDGDRRLLNVSIATLAAPEKPAAPLISFHVDLSIVFQEQIYVGFSASTGLLASSHYLMGWTFKLGGGAAPPLDLSSLPSLPRPKPDKKSRTTLILASVFSAFVALLVLAGAGAYAAYRIKNREVIEPWELDHGPHRYKYPELKRATRGFRDRELLGRGGFGKVYRGVLPGTPPTVVAVKRVSHDSRQGLREFVAEIASIGRLRHRNLVQLQGWCRRRGDLLLVYDFMPNGSLDMHLFGDGLRAARLTWGVRYKILRNVASALLYLHEEWEHVVLHRDVKASNVLLDGDMAGRLGDFGLAKLYEHGANPATTRVVGTLGYLAPELTRTGKATTAADVFAFGALVLEVVAGRRPIEPRAGPEELVLAEWAWERYAAGEVEKVVDARLGGAFDAEEAAVAVKLGLWCSHPVPVARPTMREVARYLDSGDAADVPPPPPPPPPPPVCSGEVGYDDFVHSFPSSSFERAAAAGGGDPLSQTSVATFPFSPLSMRSSHVSV comes from the coding sequence CCCAAGAATTCACCTACACCGGCTTCGGCGCTGCCCGCAACGGCGGCGCCCCGAACCTCACCCTGAACGGCGTCACGGAGCTCCAGCCGGACGGCATCATGCGCCTCACCAACGACACCTCCCGGCTCAAGGGCCACGCCTTCTACCCGTCCCCGCTCCGCCTCCTCGGCCCGCCCGGCTCCGGTGCCAAGAACAACGCCACCGCGGCGGCGGTGTCCTTCTCCACGGCGTTCGCGTTCGCCGTCGTGCCCGAGTACCCCAGGCTCGGCGGCCACGGCTTCGCCTTCGTGGCCGCCCCCGACCCGCGCCTCCCGGGGGCGCTGCCCAGCCAGTACCTGGGCCTGGTCAGCGCCGACGACGACGGCAACGCCACCAACCACGTCTTCGCCGTCGAGTTCGACACGGTGCAGGACTTCGAGTTCGCCGACATCAACGACAACCACGTCGGCGTCGACCTCAACAGCCTCACCTCCAACGCGTCCGCGTCCGCCGCGCCCATCAACCTCAAGTCCGGAGACACCGTCCTCGCCTGGGTCGACTACGATGGGGACCGGAGGCTCCTCAACGTCTCCATCGCGACCTTGGCGGCGCCCGAGAAGCCGGCGGCGCCCCTCATATCCTTCCACGTCGACCTGTCCATCGTCTTCCAGGAGCAGATTTACGTCGGCTTCTCGGCGTCCACGGGGCTCCTTGCCAGCTCGCACTACCTCATGGGGTGGACCTTCAAGCTGGGCGGCGGCGCCGCACCGCCGCTCGACCTGTCGTCCCTCCCATCGCTGCCGAGGCCCAAGCCAGACAAGAAGAGCAGGACGACCCTGATCCTCGCGTCGGTGTTCTCGGCGTTTGTGGCGCTGTTGGTGCTCGCCGGCGCGGGCGCCTACGCGGCATACCGCATCAAGAACCGCGAGGTCATCGAGCCGTGGGAGCTGGACCACGGCCCGCACCGGTACAAGTACCCGGAGCTGAAGCGCGCCACGCGAGGGTTCCGCGATCGCGAGCTCCTCGGCCGCGGCGGCTTCGGCAAGGTGTACCGCGGCGTGCTCCCTGGCACGCCCCCCACCGTGGTCGCCGTGAAGCGCGTGTCCCACGATTCCCGGCAGGGGCTCCGGGAGTTCGTCGCCGAGATCGCGTCCATCGGCCGGCTCCGCCACCGCAACCTCGTGCAGCTCCAGGGCTGGTgccgccgccgcggcgacctcctCCTGGTCTACGACTTCATGCCCAACGGCAGCCTGGACATGCACCTCTTCGGCGACGGCCTCCGGGCGGCGCGGCTGACGTGGGGCGTCCGGTACAAGATCCTCCGGAACGTGGCGTCGGCGCTGCTGTACCTGCACGAGGAGTGGGAGCACGTGGTGCTCCACCGCGACGTCAAGGCAAGCAACGTGCTCCTGGACGGCGACATGGCGGGGCGGCTCGGCGACTTCGGGCTGGCCAAGCTGTACGAGCACGGCGCGAACCCGGCCACGACGCGGGTGGTGGGCACACTGGGGTACCTGGCGCCGGAGCTGACGCGGACGGGGAAGGCCACGACGGCGGCAGACGTGTTCGCGTTCGGGGCGCTGGTGCTGGAGGTGGTCGCCGGGCGGCGACCCATCGAGCCGCGGGCGGGGCCGGAGGAGCTGGTGCTGGCGGAGTGGGCGTGGGAGCGGTACGCGGCGGGGGAGGTGGAGAAGGTGGTGGACGCGAGGCTGGGCGGGGCGTTCGACGCCGAGGAGGCGGCCGTGGCGGTGAAGCTGGGGCTGTGGTGCTCGCACCCGGTGCCGGTGGCGCGGCCGACGATGAGGGAGGTGGCGAGGTACCTGGACAGCGGGGACGCCGCGGatgtgccgccgccgccaccaccgcccccgccgcctccggtGTGCTCCGGCGAGGTTGGGTACGACGACTTCGTGCACTCGTTCCCGTCGTCGTCGTtcgagagggcggcggcggccggcggagggGACCCGCTGTCGCAGACATCGGTGGCCACATTCCCCTTCTCGCCGCTGTCCATGCGGTCATCCCACGTCAGCGTATGA